The following coding sequences are from one Microbacterium wangchenii window:
- a CDS encoding pyridoxal phosphate-dependent aminotransferase yields the protein MSPLRPLDQSSKLKDVLYEIRGQALVEADRLESEGHAILKLNTGNPASFGFEAPFQIVRDMIEALPHAHGYSDSRGIMSARRAVVSRYEQVAGFPALDPDDVYLGNGVSELITIVMQALLDEGDEVLIPAPDYPLWTAMTSLGGGTPVHYLCDELDGWQPDLDDIRAKITPRTKAIVVINPNNPTGAVYSRQVLEGIAQIARENSLLILSDEIYDRILFDDAAHIPMAVVAPDLLCLTFNGLSKTYRVAGYRSGWLAITGPKTHAAGFLEGIQLLASTRLCANVPAQHAVLAALTGVQSIDALIAPSGRLHEQRDAAWESLEAIPGVSCVRPQGALYAFPRLDPEVYDIPDDGKFVYDFLVAEHVLLVQGTGFNWPTPDHLRIVTLPEARVLTDAIERLGNFLASYRP from the coding sequence ATGAGCCCGCTTCGCCCCCTCGATCAGTCCTCCAAGCTGAAGGACGTCCTCTACGAGATCCGCGGGCAGGCCCTCGTCGAGGCCGACCGGCTGGAGTCGGAGGGTCACGCGATCCTCAAGCTCAACACCGGCAACCCGGCGTCCTTCGGCTTCGAGGCGCCGTTCCAGATCGTCCGCGACATGATCGAGGCGCTCCCGCACGCCCACGGCTACAGCGACAGCCGCGGCATCATGTCGGCGCGGCGGGCGGTGGTCTCGCGCTACGAGCAGGTCGCCGGCTTCCCCGCGCTGGATCCGGATGACGTGTACCTCGGCAACGGCGTCTCCGAGCTCATCACGATCGTCATGCAGGCGCTGCTGGACGAGGGTGACGAGGTCCTCATCCCCGCGCCGGACTACCCGCTGTGGACGGCGATGACGAGCCTGGGCGGCGGCACCCCGGTGCACTACCTGTGCGACGAGCTCGACGGCTGGCAGCCCGACCTGGACGACATCCGCGCGAAGATCACCCCGCGCACGAAGGCGATCGTCGTGATCAACCCCAACAACCCCACCGGCGCGGTGTACTCGCGTCAGGTCCTGGAAGGCATCGCGCAGATCGCGCGCGAGAATTCGCTGCTCATCCTCTCCGATGAGATCTACGACCGGATCCTCTTCGACGACGCCGCGCACATCCCCATGGCCGTCGTCGCGCCGGATCTGCTGTGCCTGACCTTCAACGGGCTCTCCAAGACCTACCGCGTCGCCGGCTACCGGTCGGGGTGGCTGGCCATCACCGGTCCGAAGACGCACGCGGCCGGGTTCCTCGAGGGCATCCAGCTGCTGGCGTCCACGCGGCTGTGCGCGAACGTCCCCGCTCAGCACGCCGTGCTCGCAGCGCTCACGGGCGTGCAGTCGATCGACGCGCTCATCGCGCCGTCGGGACGTCTGCACGAGCAGCGGGATGCCGCGTGGGAGAGCCTGGAGGCGATCCCGGGGGTCTCCTGCGTGCGCCCGCAGGGCGCGCTGTACGCCTTCCCGCGCCTGGATCCGGAGGTGTACGACATTCCCGACGACGGGAAGTTCGTCTACGACTTCCTCGTCGCCGAGCACGTCCTGCTCGTGCAGGGGACGGGGTTCAACTGGCCGACCCCCGACCACCTGCGCATCGTGACGCTGCCGGAGGCGCGCGTGCTGACCGACGCGATCGAGCGTCTCGGGAACTTCCTGGCGTCCTACCGGCCGTAG
- a CDS encoding Rv3235 family protein, producing the protein MAPMPAGSLPAHPVTARAADVDEFFAPQRTSSSALPDPDALLRNLTRGVLEVLAGVREIEQLARWLTEDAYRALLTRANLATRARSARGVPATRPVHAIRSVRVCVPADGVVEAVVVVVTPARTRAVAMRLQGIDRRWRATSLALL; encoded by the coding sequence ATGGCACCGATGCCGGCGGGCTCGCTCCCCGCACACCCCGTGACGGCCCGCGCCGCCGATGTGGACGAGTTCTTCGCCCCGCAGCGCACCTCCAGCTCCGCCCTCCCCGATCCCGACGCCCTGCTGCGCAACCTCACGCGCGGCGTGCTGGAGGTGCTGGCCGGCGTCCGTGAGATCGAGCAGCTCGCCCGCTGGCTGACCGAAGACGCGTACCGGGCGCTGCTGACGAGGGCCAACCTCGCCACCCGCGCCCGCAGCGCGCGCGGCGTGCCCGCCACGCGTCCGGTGCACGCCATCCGTTCGGTGCGCGTGTGCGTTCCCGCCGACGGGGTCGTGGAGGCCGTCGTCGTGGTGGTCACGCCGGCGCGCACGCGCGCCGTCGCGATGCGCCTGCAGGGCATCGACCGCCGGTGGCGGGCGACCTCACTCGCCCTGCTGTGA
- a CDS encoding helix-turn-helix domain-containing protein, protein MPDRPPAGTHLLAPAQVAELLSITVDEVVALVHEGRLRGMRVGSPARWRVEEDSVEAYLEDQAEEARRIALWRQSNAASFPELWGRGGASARD, encoded by the coding sequence ATGCCCGACCGTCCCCCCGCCGGCACGCACCTGCTCGCTCCCGCTCAGGTGGCGGAGCTGCTGAGCATCACGGTCGACGAGGTCGTCGCCCTCGTCCACGAGGGGCGGCTCCGCGGCATGCGCGTGGGCAGCCCCGCGCGGTGGCGCGTGGAGGAGGACAGCGTCGAGGCCTACCTGGAGGATCAGGCCGAGGAGGCCCGCCGCATCGCGCTGTGGCGTCAGTCCAACGCCGCGAGCTTCCCCGAGCTGTGGGGGCGCGGCGGCGCCTCCGCACGCGATTGA
- a CDS encoding SAF domain-containing protein, with product MTASDRPRARSRPFWGDARFLLGVLLVVVSVAGVWLVVGAARQTVPVLAAARTIVPGESLDADDLRTVDVALGATGEAYVAPGELPEAAVATRTISAGELVPAHAVGAGADARVTTVVVDTAADVPATVASGVRVEVWHAPALERGLFDTPRILVADATVADVVREEGVIGQAGATLELVIPRADVAATLAALSGGSSLSVVPVAGGAP from the coding sequence ATGACTGCCTCCGACCGTCCGCGTGCGCGATCGCGGCCCTTCTGGGGCGACGCCCGGTTCCTCCTCGGCGTGCTCCTGGTCGTCGTCTCCGTCGCCGGCGTGTGGCTGGTGGTGGGAGCGGCCCGCCAGACGGTCCCCGTGCTCGCGGCGGCCCGCACGATCGTGCCGGGGGAGAGCCTGGACGCCGACGATCTGCGCACGGTCGACGTCGCCCTGGGCGCGACGGGCGAGGCGTACGTCGCGCCCGGCGAGCTCCCCGAGGCGGCGGTGGCGACCCGCACGATCAGCGCCGGCGAACTCGTGCCTGCGCACGCCGTCGGCGCCGGCGCCGACGCGCGGGTGACGACCGTCGTGGTCGACACCGCGGCGGACGTGCCCGCCACGGTCGCCTCCGGCGTGCGGGTGGAGGTGTGGCACGCGCCGGCGCTCGAGCGCGGCCTCTTCGACACTCCCCGCATCCTCGTCGCCGACGCCACCGTGGCCGACGTCGTGCGCGAGGAGGGCGTGATCGGGCAGGCCGGGGCGACGCTCGAGCTCGTCATCCCGCGCGCCGACGTCGCCGCGACCCTCGCGGCGCTGTCGGGCGGATCCTCGCTCTCGGTCGTTCCGGTGGCCGGAGGGGCCCCGTGA
- a CDS encoding AAA family ATPase, which produces MTSVALAVDGPHGDRLATELSIEGVRVGAVVRAAEVSRLRLDGGEIDVLVLQVGASSLTAEVVAACDAHGVRIAPLCDDEPGRRLAARFGLTVPLRLAVEGWVLADSLTAPAAPLARAVPAASGRVVSVWGPHGAPGRSTLAIELAAELSRGGRAVALVDADSHAPSIALSLGLADEGPGFAAACRQAERGGLDEAELRRISVPLRTAGGTVDVLTGINRPGRWPELSEARVAAVLSASRSWVDWVVVDVAASLERDEEVVSDLDGPRRNAATLATLRESDLVVAVCAADPVGVARFVRAHAELRATVGSTPVAVMVNRLRAGTLGIDARGQVRRTLERFAGVEDMWFVPLDPRSADAAMLAARPVADTAPRAPLAAAVRRFVGEAVAPAPAAQERRRTARRTLRARVPRSA; this is translated from the coding sequence GTGACGAGCGTGGCGCTGGCCGTCGACGGCCCGCACGGCGACCGGCTCGCGACCGAGCTGAGCATCGAGGGGGTGCGGGTCGGCGCGGTGGTGCGCGCGGCCGAGGTCTCCCGGCTCCGCCTGGACGGGGGAGAGATCGACGTCCTGGTCCTGCAGGTGGGGGCGTCAAGCCTCACCGCCGAGGTGGTCGCGGCGTGCGACGCGCACGGCGTGCGCATCGCGCCGCTGTGCGACGACGAGCCGGGGCGGCGCCTGGCCGCGCGGTTCGGGCTGACCGTCCCGCTCCGTCTCGCGGTCGAGGGGTGGGTGCTCGCCGACTCGCTGACGGCCCCCGCCGCTCCCCTCGCGCGCGCGGTCCCCGCCGCCTCCGGCCGCGTGGTGTCGGTCTGGGGTCCGCACGGGGCGCCGGGTCGCTCCACCCTCGCGATCGAACTCGCCGCGGAGCTCTCCCGCGGCGGACGAGCGGTCGCGCTCGTGGACGCCGACTCGCACGCGCCGTCGATCGCGCTGTCGCTGGGGCTCGCGGACGAGGGTCCGGGGTTCGCCGCCGCCTGCCGGCAGGCGGAGCGGGGCGGGCTGGACGAGGCGGAGCTGCGTCGCATCAGCGTCCCCCTGCGCACCGCCGGCGGAACCGTCGACGTGCTGACGGGGATCAACCGCCCTGGCCGCTGGCCGGAGCTCTCCGAGGCCCGCGTGGCGGCGGTGCTGTCGGCGTCGCGGTCGTGGGTGGACTGGGTGGTGGTGGATGTCGCGGCCTCGCTGGAGCGCGACGAGGAGGTCGTCAGCGACCTGGACGGGCCTCGTCGCAACGCCGCGACGCTGGCGACCCTGCGCGAGTCGGACCTCGTGGTGGCCGTGTGCGCGGCCGACCCGGTCGGAGTCGCCCGGTTCGTGCGTGCGCACGCCGAGCTCCGCGCCACCGTCGGGTCGACGCCCGTGGCGGTGATGGTGAACCGCCTGCGCGCCGGGACGCTCGGGATCGACGCGCGCGGGCAGGTGCGGCGCACGCTGGAACGGTTCGCGGGGGTCGAGGACATGTGGTTCGTGCCCCTCGACCCTCGCTCGGCCGATGCCGCGATGCTCGCCGCCCGCCCGGTGGCCGATACGGCACCGCGTGCGCCCCTCGCCGCGGCCGTGCGGCGGTTCGTGGGGGAGGCGGTGGCCCCCGCCCCCGCCGCGCAGGAGCGGCGGCGCACCGCGCGACGCACCCTTCGCGCCCGCGTCCCGCGCAGCGCGTGA
- a CDS encoding sensor histidine kinase — protein MSTLSDLVYAQGRSTEADVDWLHRLVSDGQLLADLAFADIVVWVPTLDDSFIAVAHARPSGAATLFYRDIVGDRVRPQWRTQVREAFHSGRIVDSASPDWFEETPTRVRAVPIVRELGQGGAPAVTVGVLTRHTNLGETRTPSRQQITFNDCADDLFGMISTAEFPDLSAPTAPRRGAPRASDGLIRLDVDGIATFASPNALSAFNRMGFDDELEGESLVEVTSRILPAKRQVDESLPLVVTGRAPWRADLEARGVQVSLRTIPLRERGTRIGAIVLCRDVTEIRHQEQELITKDATIREIHHRVKNNLQTVASLLRIQARRTHSDEAREALTQAMRRVSAIAVVHDTLSEGLAQNVDFDDVFARVLKLVAEVAAAPNTRAQTRTTGRFGTLPSEYATPLALALTELVTNAVEHGLAGQEGDVEIAAVRTDDVLEVRVRDTGVGLPEGQVGRGLGTQIVRTLIQGELGGTIDWHTLVGSGTEVTIDIPMRYIARGEG, from the coding sequence GTGTCCACCCTCAGCGATCTCGTCTACGCCCAGGGCCGCTCCACGGAGGCCGACGTCGACTGGCTGCACCGCCTCGTCAGCGACGGCCAGCTGCTGGCCGACCTCGCCTTCGCCGACATCGTGGTGTGGGTGCCGACCCTGGACGACTCGTTCATCGCCGTCGCTCACGCACGCCCGAGCGGCGCGGCCACCCTCTTCTATCGCGACATCGTCGGCGACCGGGTCCGCCCGCAGTGGCGCACCCAGGTGCGCGAGGCCTTCCACAGCGGGCGCATCGTGGACTCGGCGTCACCGGACTGGTTCGAGGAGACTCCGACGCGGGTGCGAGCCGTGCCGATCGTGCGGGAGCTCGGCCAGGGCGGCGCGCCGGCGGTGACCGTCGGCGTCCTGACCCGCCACACCAACCTGGGGGAGACCCGCACCCCCTCGCGCCAGCAGATCACCTTCAACGACTGCGCGGACGACCTGTTCGGGATGATCTCCACGGCGGAGTTCCCCGACCTGTCCGCCCCCACGGCGCCGCGCCGTGGCGCCCCGCGCGCCTCGGACGGGCTCATCCGCCTGGACGTCGACGGGATCGCGACCTTCGCCAGCCCCAACGCGCTGTCGGCGTTCAACCGGATGGGCTTCGACGACGAGCTCGAGGGCGAATCGCTCGTGGAGGTCACCAGCCGCATCCTGCCCGCCAAGCGTCAGGTGGACGAGTCGCTCCCGCTCGTGGTGACCGGCCGCGCGCCGTGGCGCGCCGACCTGGAGGCCCGCGGCGTGCAGGTGTCGCTGCGGACCATCCCGCTGCGCGAGCGGGGGACGCGGATCGGGGCGATCGTGCTGTGCCGCGACGTGACGGAGATCCGTCACCAGGAGCAGGAGCTCATCACCAAGGACGCGACCATCCGCGAGATCCACCACCGGGTCAAGAACAACCTGCAGACGGTCGCCTCCCTGCTGCGCATCCAGGCCCGCCGCACGCACTCGGACGAGGCCCGCGAGGCGCTCACGCAGGCGATGCGGCGCGTGTCGGCGATCGCGGTCGTGCACGACACCCTCTCGGAGGGCCTCGCCCAGAACGTGGACTTCGACGACGTCTTCGCCCGCGTGCTCAAGCTGGTCGCCGAGGTCGCCGCCGCGCCCAACACGCGGGCCCAGACACGCACCACCGGGCGCTTCGGCACGCTCCCCAGCGAGTACGCCACGCCCCTGGCCCTGGCTCTCACCGAACTGGTGACCAACGCCGTCGAGCACGGCCTCGCCGGGCAGGAGGGCGACGTGGAGATCGCGGCCGTGCGCACCGACGACGTCCTCGAGGTGCGTGTGCGGGACACCGGGGTGGGGCTGCCGGAGGGACAGGTGGGACGGGGACTGGGCACGCAGATCGTCCGCACCCTCATCCAGGGCGAGCTCGGCGGCACGATCGACTGGCACACGCTCGTGGGAAGCGGCACGGAAGTGACCATCGACATCCCGATGCGCTACATCGCCCGCGGGGAGGGCTGA
- a CDS encoding WhiB family transcriptional regulator: protein MDWRDKAACLTVDPELFFPVGNTGPAVDQIEKAKSVCARCTVTEVCLQYALESGQDSGVWGGLSEDERRALKRRAARARRAS from the coding sequence ATGGATTGGCGCGACAAAGCTGCCTGCCTGACCGTCGACCCCGAGCTGTTCTTCCCCGTCGGGAACACCGGACCGGCCGTCGACCAGATCGAGAAGGCGAAGTCGGTGTGCGCCCGTTGCACCGTCACCGAGGTGTGCCTGCAGTACGCCCTCGAGTCCGGCCAGGACTCGGGCGTATGGGGTGGGCTGTCCGAGGACGAGCGCCGCGCCCTCAAGCGCCGCGCCGCCCGCGCCCGCCGCGCGTCCTGA
- a CDS encoding histidine kinase, whose product MMVRLIAAAILAFEALGLAVLVVWQVVAMMAGDTASLASAIALAALTLVGAVAVAAFSVATARGQSWGRSGGIVAQALILAVALGELTGENANPATAALIAAPALVCGVMLILTVRSAGRQARAGEQT is encoded by the coding sequence ATGATGGTCCGACTGATCGCCGCCGCGATCCTCGCCTTCGAAGCGCTCGGGCTCGCCGTGCTCGTCGTGTGGCAGGTGGTGGCGATGATGGCCGGTGACACCGCCTCCCTCGCCAGTGCGATCGCCCTGGCCGCGCTGACCCTCGTCGGGGCGGTCGCGGTGGCGGCGTTCTCCGTGGCCACCGCGCGCGGGCAGTCGTGGGGCCGCTCCGGCGGCATCGTCGCGCAGGCCCTCATCCTCGCCGTCGCGCTGGGGGAGCTGACCGGCGAGAACGCGAACCCCGCGACGGCGGCGCTGATCGCGGCGCCGGCGCTGGTGTGCGGCGTGATGCTGATCCTGACCGTGCGATCGGCCGGGCGTCAGGCCCGCGCGGGAGAGCAGACCTGA
- the bcp gene encoding thioredoxin-dependent thiol peroxidase: MSTLEPGTAAPDFTLSDQDDHLVSLHDFRGRRVIVYFYPAAMTPGCTTQACDFRDSLSSLQGAGYTVLGISRDLPEKLREFRERDGLAFPLLSDPDHAVHDAYGAWGEKQNYGKTIQGVLRSTFVIDEDGTVEHAMVNVKATGHVARLRKLLGIDAAA, encoded by the coding sequence GTGAGCACCCTCGAACCCGGAACCGCAGCGCCCGATTTCACGCTTTCCGACCAGGACGACCACCTCGTCTCGTTGCATGACTTCCGGGGCCGCCGCGTCATCGTGTACTTCTACCCGGCAGCCATGACGCCCGGGTGCACGACGCAGGCGTGCGACTTCCGCGACAGCCTCTCCTCCCTGCAGGGCGCCGGGTACACGGTGCTCGGCATCTCCCGCGACCTGCCGGAGAAGCTGCGGGAGTTCCGTGAGCGCGACGGCCTGGCCTTCCCGCTGCTGAGCGACCCCGACCACGCCGTGCACGACGCGTACGGCGCGTGGGGCGAGAAGCAGAATTACGGCAAGACCATCCAGGGCGTGCTGCGCTCGACGTTCGTGATCGACGAGGACGGCACCGTCGAGCACGCGATGGTCAACGTCAAGGCCACCGGCCACGTGGCGCGGCTCCGCAAGCTCCTGGGCATCGACGCCGCCGCCTGA
- the rsgA gene encoding ribosome small subunit-dependent GTPase A, which yields MSWLEDFEDDQDDGPDETDIRVRPNPKANRPRTKRRPAHADAVIARVLGVDRGRYAVLVDEDGPQERRITATRARELRKQAIVTGDRARVVGDISGAEGTLARIVGIEERTSLLRRSADDTDQVERIIVANADQMLIVVAAADPEPRARLVDRYLVAALDAGIRPLLVVTKTDLADPSAFLAHFEGLDLEVFTSAPDDVPLERIGEALIGHSTVFVGHSGVGKSTLVNALTGSERAIGHVNVVTGRGRHTSSSTVSLRYRGAGGSGWVIDTPGVRSFGLGHVDPANILGAFTDLALIAEECPRGCTHLPDAPDCAIVEAVAEGRLGPGGAARLDSLQRLLTTFSDRKVEG from the coding sequence ATGAGCTGGCTCGAGGATTTCGAGGACGACCAGGACGACGGCCCCGACGAGACCGACATCCGCGTCCGGCCCAATCCGAAGGCGAACCGCCCGCGCACCAAGCGCCGGCCCGCGCACGCCGACGCCGTCATCGCGCGTGTCCTGGGAGTGGACCGCGGCCGCTATGCGGTGCTCGTGGACGAGGACGGCCCCCAGGAGCGCCGGATCACCGCGACCCGCGCCCGCGAGCTGCGCAAGCAGGCCATCGTCACGGGCGACCGCGCACGGGTCGTCGGCGACATCTCCGGCGCCGAGGGCACGCTGGCCCGCATCGTCGGCATCGAGGAGCGCACGTCGCTCCTGCGCCGCAGCGCCGATGACACCGACCAGGTGGAGCGGATCATCGTCGCCAACGCCGACCAGATGCTCATCGTCGTCGCCGCGGCCGATCCCGAGCCGCGCGCACGGCTGGTCGACCGGTATCTCGTCGCGGCGCTGGATGCCGGCATCCGCCCGCTGCTCGTGGTCACCAAGACGGATCTGGCCGACCCATCGGCGTTCCTCGCGCACTTCGAGGGCCTGGACCTGGAGGTGTTCACCAGCGCGCCCGACGATGTCCCCCTCGAGCGCATCGGCGAGGCCCTCATCGGGCACTCGACGGTGTTCGTGGGTCACTCCGGCGTCGGCAAGTCGACCCTCGTGAACGCCCTCACCGGATCCGAGCGGGCGATCGGTCACGTCAACGTGGTCACCGGTCGCGGGCGCCACACCTCCTCCTCGACCGTGTCGCTGCGCTATCGCGGCGCCGGCGGCAGCGGATGGGTCATCGACACCCCCGGAGTGCGATCCTTCGGCCTGGGGCACGTGGACCCCGCCAACATCCTGGGTGCCTTCACCGACCTCGCCCTCATCGCGGAGGAGTGCCCACGGGGATGCACGCACCTACCGGATGCCCCGGACTGCGCGATCGTCGAGGCGGTCGCCGAGGGGCGCCTCGGGCCGGGCGGCGCCGCGCGGCTGGATTCGCTGCAGCGGCTGCTGACCACCTTCTCCGACCGTAAGGTGGAGGGGTGA
- the aroA gene encoding 3-phosphoshikimate 1-carboxyvinyltransferase, producing the protein MTLDGYSPATSDTAPRGEWLAPVADGPLRATVVVPGSKSLTNRELILAAIADGPSVLHAPLHSDDSARMVRALTTLGVSVESVDDNGASADLRITPVAPFRGNVEIDCGQAGTVMRFVAGLAGFASGEVTITAHESALHRPMGSLIAALRDVGLDIDDGGHWALPFTVRGHGHVRGGEVEIDASASSQFVSGLLLAAPRFDVGLHLRHTGARLPSIPHIDMTIESLAHRGIHVERPAPGEWIVPPGPVRGKDIAIEPDLSNAAPFLAAAMVAGGQVTVPGWPLHSTQPGALLVEILAEMGAKVVRRSTNLTVTAGESIEGIDLDLSAAGELAPTLFGLAAFAESPTTLYGIGHIRGHESDRIAALVSNLQALGGEAHELEDGIRIVPRPLHGGTWRTYHDHRLATTGALIGLRVPRVRVDDIGTTAKTLPQFPSLWQGMREGAGR; encoded by the coding sequence ATGACCCTCGACGGCTATTCCCCCGCGACCTCCGACACCGCGCCCCGCGGTGAGTGGCTCGCGCCCGTCGCCGACGGGCCTCTGCGTGCGACGGTGGTCGTACCCGGGTCGAAATCGCTCACCAACCGGGAGCTGATCCTCGCCGCGATCGCCGATGGACCCAGCGTCCTGCACGCCCCGCTGCATTCGGACGACTCCGCCCGGATGGTGCGGGCCCTCACGACGCTCGGGGTGAGCGTGGAGAGCGTGGACGACAACGGCGCGAGCGCCGACCTGCGCATCACGCCCGTGGCCCCCTTCCGGGGCAACGTCGAGATCGACTGCGGCCAGGCCGGCACCGTCATGCGCTTCGTCGCGGGGCTGGCGGGCTTCGCCTCGGGCGAGGTGACGATCACCGCGCACGAGAGCGCCCTGCACCGGCCGATGGGATCCCTCATCGCGGCACTGCGCGACGTGGGCCTGGACATCGACGACGGCGGCCACTGGGCCCTCCCCTTCACGGTGCGCGGGCACGGCCACGTGCGCGGGGGCGAGGTCGAGATCGACGCGAGCGCCTCCAGCCAGTTCGTCTCCGGTCTGCTCCTGGCCGCGCCCCGCTTCGACGTGGGCCTGCATCTGCGCCACACCGGGGCGCGCCTGCCCAGCATCCCGCACATCGACATGACGATCGAGTCGCTGGCCCACCGCGGCATCCACGTCGAGCGCCCCGCGCCCGGCGAGTGGATCGTGCCGCCGGGTCCGGTGCGCGGCAAGGACATCGCGATCGAGCCCGACCTCTCCAACGCGGCGCCCTTCCTGGCCGCCGCGATGGTCGCCGGCGGCCAGGTGACGGTGCCGGGGTGGCCGCTGCACTCCACCCAGCCCGGCGCCCTCCTGGTGGAGATCCTCGCCGAGATGGGCGCGAAGGTCGTCCGCCGCTCGACCAACCTCACCGTCACCGCAGGCGAGTCGATCGAGGGCATCGACCTGGACCTGTCGGCGGCGGGAGAGCTGGCCCCCACGCTGTTCGGACTCGCCGCCTTCGCCGAGTCGCCCACGACGCTGTACGGCATCGGCCACATCCGCGGTCACGAGAGCGACCGCATCGCGGCACTGGTGTCGAACCTGCAGGCCCTCGGCGGAGAGGCGCACGAGCTGGAGGACGGCATCCGGATCGTGCCCCGGCCGCTGCACGGCGGGACGTGGCGCACGTATCACGACCACCGCCTGGCCACCACGGGCGCCCTCATCGGGCTGCGGGTCCCGCGGGTCCGGGTGGACGACATCGGCACGACGGCCAAGACGCTGCCGCAGTTCCCGTCGCTGTGGCAGGGGATGCGGGAAGGCGCCGGCCGCTGA
- a CDS encoding sigma-70 family RNA polymerase sigma factor, translating to MIAVLDRSRPESWVVAAPSDVDWRVMNDKADATVEAREQFEEQALPFMDQLYAAAMRMTRNPADAADLVQETFVKAFGSWGTFTQGTNLKAWLYRILTNTYINTYRKKQREPYQGTIDDLEDWQLGGAESTTATSARSAEAEAIDRMPASVVKDALQSIPEDFRLAVYLADVESFAYQEIADIMKTPIGTVMSRLHRGRRMLRELLTDYAKERGISAATGVTK from the coding sequence ATGATCGCTGTCCTGGACAGGTCCCGGCCGGAGTCCTGGGTCGTGGCCGCGCCGTCGGACGTAGACTGGCGCGTGATGAACGACAAGGCCGATGCCACCGTCGAAGCGCGCGAGCAGTTCGAAGAGCAGGCGCTCCCCTTCATGGACCAGCTGTACGCCGCGGCGATGCGCATGACGCGCAACCCGGCCGACGCGGCCGACCTGGTGCAGGAGACCTTCGTGAAGGCCTTCGGCTCGTGGGGGACGTTCACGCAGGGCACCAACCTCAAGGCGTGGCTGTACCGCATCCTCACCAACACGTACATCAACACCTACCGCAAGAAGCAGCGGGAGCCCTACCAGGGCACCATCGACGACCTCGAGGACTGGCAGCTCGGGGGAGCGGAATCGACCACGGCCACGAGCGCACGCTCGGCCGAGGCGGAGGCGATCGACCGGATGCCCGCATCCGTCGTGAAGGACGCCCTGCAGTCGATTCCGGAGGATTTCCGGCTGGCGGTGTACCTCGCCGACGTCGAGAGCTTCGCCTACCAGGAGATCGCCGACATCATGAAGACACCGATCGGCACGGTCATGAGCCGCCTGCACCGTGGCAGGCGGATGCTGCGTGAACTGCTGACGGACTATGCGAAGGAGCGCGGCATCTCCGCCGCGACGGGAGTGACGAAATGA
- a CDS encoding zf-HC2 domain-containing protein, translated as MSDCGCEKARRDLEEYLRDEVCKTSPEDIAEHLAHCPGCRDEAHFARTLTDVVARACKESAPEELRDLVIARLRADPVA; from the coding sequence ATGAGCGACTGCGGCTGCGAGAAGGCGCGACGCGACCTTGAGGAGTACCTGCGCGACGAGGTCTGCAAGACCAGTCCCGAGGACATCGCCGAACACCTCGCCCACTGCCCCGGGTGCCGGGACGAGGCGCACTTCGCGCGAACCCTCACCGACGTGGTGGCACGTGCGTGCAAGGAGAGCGCGCCCGAGGAGCTGCGCGACCTCGTGATCGCGCGACTGCGCGCCGATCCCGTCGCCTGA